A single Tamandua tetradactyla isolate mTamTet1 chromosome X, mTamTet1.pri, whole genome shotgun sequence DNA region contains:
- the TMSB15A gene encoding thymosin beta-15A, with product MSDKPDLSEVEKFDRSKLKKTNTEEKNTLPSKEIIQQEKECVQTS from the exons ATGAGTGATAAGCCAGACTTGTCTGAAGTGGAGAAGTTTGACAGGTCAAAACTGAAGAAAACTaatactgaagaaaaaaacaCTCTCCCCTCGAAGGAAA ttatCCAGCAGGAGAAAGAATGTGTCCAAACATCATAA